ACTACAGGAGGAAATGACTCTAGGACGTTACGGTTCCTAGTTTTGTAGCTCCCAAGTTCTTCTCCAAGCGCCCGAGCAAGCCGAACAGTTGATGAAAAAGGAGTTCGCGTCGATCGGGGGTAGTGTAAGCCCAATGACACTGTGCAACAAGGCATGCGCAAGCACAGGGGCCAAGTCGCGGGATCCAAAAATAGGAATAATCAAAGTGTTTCCTGGACGGAAACTTTCAGAGATTAAACTGAAAAGAACAGATACTACACTTGATCTAAGCCAATAGGCAAAGAGAgctgaaaagaaaaaaaaagaagaggaaagcTGTGGGTGGAGCGACCAATTTATACCTCGAGAGAAGTGGGTCTCTTTCGCTAGCGGGATTAAGCGAGCCAATTGAAGTTTGCTTTGTTTGGAGCGGAGTTACCTATTTGGGCAAGCCTATTTCAGCATAAGCGATGTGATGACTCATCAAAGTTTGCCCTACACTATGTCCCAAAAAAGCCTAGTGGGACACACCTCTGGCCGTGAATTTTTGATAACCAAGTCGGCTCCACCGTGAAATTTTGGAAGTTGTCTTGACCACTCTCTCGCCGGCGCAGGATATTCACCTCTTTGCGACCTTTCCCAAATCCCCCAAAAACAACTTCCCCCCAATCCATTAACAATGGCTCCCGCTGCTGTACGTTGAAGTCCAAATCGCTTTGCTGTTCCCCCCACCGGATTCTATGCGGGCTCGTCTTTGACAAGACTGCGAAACTCGGTATTGAAAAATCTATTGAGTCTCCAATGTTGTCGAAGGCGAATCTGCGAGAATATCACCGGGGCTCGACATTATGGAGCAGTAGGCTAATTTGATTCCATGTGGTATAGGCTCGTGGTCGCAAGGCCCAGAAGGTTACCCAGAAGTTCATTATCAACGCTTCGCAGCCCGCTAGCGACAAGATCTTCGATGTCTCTGCCTTTGAGAAGTTCCTCCACGACCGCATCAAGGTCGAGGGCCGTGTCGGCAACCTTGGTGAGAACGTTGTGATCTCCCAGGTTGGCGATGGCAAGATCGAGGTTGTTGCCCACATCCCCTTCTCCGGCCGCTACCTGAAGTACCTGTGAGTTTATAAACTTCCCCGGATAACTATTGATATCTTGGACCAGAGTCTTGCTGACTATAGCCTTTCCTTCAACTCAGCACCAAGAAGTACCTCAAGAAGCAGCAGCTCCGTGACTGGCTCCGTGTCGTCTCCACCTCCAAGGGTGTCTACGAGCTCCGCTTCTACAACGTCGTCAACGACGAGGctgaggaggatgaggaatAAGCGTGTCGCTCCTGACATGTCTTGTTTTTTTGTCTCGTTGATCGATCGGTTCTAGTCTGTGTGTGTCGCGCTTGGGACGTCTGTATGGATTGTCAGCGAGAGCCATGGGGGGATAAGATTGGTCTGCGAGGCCACAAATGAAACTAAAAAAGTTTATACCCTCATCATTGCCCTGATACAATGCGTAAATATACTGTAAAATGACTTTGTGAAGACTTTCATGGGTATCTCACACAATACACAAAAACAGCCAAAAAAACCGCGAGCTGGTTAAAAGATGGTACTTATCCATGATTATCTGCAGGACTTTCTTTTCTGGACAGTCGTCCATGAAGATGTGAATGTTGATACTTCGCCATCCTGACGGACTAACTTGCCACCTTCAATTCTCTGTCCCTTCTTCTGCAACTCTTTCCATTTCTCGCCCACTTTCACTCTCACAAGATCACCGGTCGCAACTGAATCCTCCTTTGAATCGTGCCCATTGTCCCCGACCTGAATGTCGCGGCCAAGGTGCCTTTGAACAAGAGCCTTGAGACTTAGACGAATGGGTAGGCCTCTGGGGTGGGGGTACAGGAGAACAGTGTCAATGACCGTGGGGTGGATTATACGGCAAGCATTGAGGTCGTTGTCAATTGCATGGCCGATAAGAGGTGTCTCAGGCTGGAGGAGCTTCAGAAGTAGCTCGCGCGCCTCCGCAGGTGACTGAACAAGCTGCAAGGGTGGGCTGGTTTTCGTTTTCTCATCTGCTGACGGTAAACTTGTCTTGGGAATTGGAGTCCCATATGGGCTGGCAGAAGCATAGTGTTGTGGTGTGACACCGGAAAAGCGTGTGTTGAGATCTAATACCTCGCCCATAGGCCGGACCAGCACATCAAGGAGATCAGAGCCTTTAGGCCAGCTGACCGCAGTGAGACGGATCAGTTCGAGGCCTAACGTCGTGTAGCCCATCTCGCAGTCAATCGAGACAGGTTCAAGGTGTCCTTTTCCTGGCTGAGATGGGGTTTTCTGGAACTGGAGGATGGATGCAAGTCGCTTAGTCTCCGAGACCTTGTACACGTGTGTCTCGGCTCTGGTGCAGCCGGTAGACGTTCCCAGTGCTTCGCTGCAGCAGGGAAAGTATGGCTGGGAGGGGCCAGTGACATGGTCTGTTTTCTTACGCTGGGGGTAAACAGGTCGACCTGGATGATAGTTACAGTAGCCACCGCTGGCCAGGGTACCATCCTCGCGACGACCTGGAAACACCTGAAATCGTTGACCGCATCTATCACACTTCTCCCAGCCCTTGGACTCACTAACGCCTCTCTTGGCGGCTTCTATGTCTGCATTTGTGGGCTGTTTTGTGACATATCCATGTTCTTCGAGGCCAGCGAGAGGTGTGACTAGCTGGGATACAACTGCGATTTCTTCTGCGGGGGTAAGGCCTGTGTTGATAGGCCTGGGGGTCACCGGCGGCTTTTGAACGGGATTTATCTTATAGTACCGCGCATTCAGATGGGACATTACCTCCTTGGCCCACTCGTCAACGCCCATCTTTGTAACTCTCACGATTCGAAGTTTGATAACATTGCCGTAAACGCTTGGACTGTCCCTCGCGAatttctcttcctcgtcgagaGCCATCGTGATGAGTTCGTCCGGGGTTAGGACAAAACATCGATTCGAACTATTCTTGTCCTTTCGTAGCTTTTCGTTGAGAGCAGTCATAGCTGAGTGCAGCTTCTGGAGGATGGCAGTCCGACTGCCATGAGTGGCTGGTGCATGGGCAAGCATGCGAGGGTTCAAAGTTTCTTTTGGGACTTTGCGAGGAGGAAGTTGTGATGAAGACCCAGCGGCCGCGGTATTAGTGCGTTTCGCAGGCTCGTTCCCTGAATGGTTTGGTGGGCTATTGCTTGAGGTAGGCAGGGCAATTTCCTGAGGTCTTGAGGCATCTTTTGggttttgattttgcttGAGGGCAACTGATCTTGATGAGTGCCGTGCCATCTCGACCGATGGTTCTTTCAAGCcgtcagatggaatgggagaCCCCGGCAACAGTGTGTTGTCCTTTTTGGCCCGTTTGGGAGGAGGTCCATCGTCACCCGACGTTGTAATTATCGAAGGCCGAGCCTCAGGGGGGTTCGATTTATTATCATGAGAGAAGATGCATTTCAAAAGAGTGCAATCGTTGCCTTGCGGGCATAAAATTGCCCTAAAAAGTCCGAGCGGCGTGAACATGATGAGTGATGACCAGATAATAAGACAGGGTTCGATGATAAGTATCTAGGTCTCAAATGCAAGAGGGATTAAAGGCTGTCATAAGTTTAAGAAATACATGACGAATATGTATAGCTATTGCTGCCCATCGACCCTTTTGTGTGTGTTTTGTGCACTATCGCACCATTCAATGCTTGCTTGTGGCAAAGCCAATTGAAAGCGAGCTAAAGTGCGTATTTCGAAGAAATGGACTCAAGCTGGAGGTAGAAAGCAGATTTGAAGGGTTTAAAAGATCAGATTGACATCATTAGAGGACAACATTGGACCTGCCCAGGTGTTGACAAGTCAATGATGCAAAGAAGACAAACAGAGTGCCTGATATTGCAGGCAGAACATCATGACATCCATCTGTTCATCGGATATTTCATTTCCTGGTGATTTGAAGTGTTGCTCGATGCTCGAGAGACCGTATTGATACTCATTTTGATTGAAGGCGCGCTGATACCTTGCAACAATGAATACATACAGATCTTTATGAAATCTATAGACGCTTCGAGAATTCGGCCGGCATGGAGGTCTCTTATCGCCGATAGCTCCAGGCTGACGCAGATGGGCGGCTTTCGGGTGGATAGACACCCCGATTGGTAAATACTAGgctccttttctttcccctgGAATCAATTTCATTCTCAGAGATGGAATCAACAAGCGAAACGATGCCAGATACCTCCAAAGCTGATCACCTCTGTGTTTTGGTTCATGGGTACGCTGCTTTCCCATTCTCAATGACGTATTGACAAGCCCGCTAATGCGATAGATCTTCCCAATAGACTTTGGGGAAACCCTTCGCACCTTAATTATATCGCATCTGCTCTGAAAGACAGATATAGCGATGACAACCTCTACATCCTCTGCCCGAAAACTAATAGCGGCAACTACACCTACGACGGAATCGAGTTGGGCGGAGAACGAATAGTGCATGAGATCGAGGAGACGCTTGAATCCCTAGCCGAAAAGGGACAGAAGATCACCAAAATCAGTGTGATTGGATACTCACTTGGTGGCCTGCTCGCGCGCTATGCGATCGGCTTGCTCAATGCACGGGGTTGGCTGGATAGGCTGGAACCCATGAACTTCACGACCTTTGCCACACCACATGTTGGGGTGAGAGCCCCACTGAAAGGGTACAAAGATCAGATTTTCAATGTTCTAGGCCCCAGGACGATCTCGGCATCTGGCCGCCAAATGTGGCTGATCGATTCCTTCCGAGATACTGGACGGCCGCTTCTCGGTGTTTTGGCTGATCCGGAGAGCATCTTCATAGCTGGACTGAAGAAGTTCCGGCAGCGGAGTGTCTATGCGAATATCGTCAATGATCGCTCAGTTGCCTTCTATACATCTGGTCTCTCCAAAGTGGACCCATTCCGGGATCTGGAAGACGTGAAAATTAACTACGTCAAGGGTTATGAAGATGTTATTATCGACCCCGACCTTCATGTGCTTCCTCCGGCGGAAAGAAAAGCTGGAACCGTAGCAGGGCGATTCTGGAAGAAGGTCAAATCGGTGACCCGTTCGATACCTCTGTCACTCCTGCTCCTTGTTCTTGTACCTCTGGCTTCTGTACTCTTCTTGATAAACGCCGGGATCCAAACGTTTCGAAGCTCAAAGCGAATTCGTTTGCATGAAGTTGGCGAGAACGGCAAGCGCTTCGGGAGATATAGAGTACCGGTTTTGATCCAAGACGTTCAGCATGTTATGGAGCAGGCCTTTGAGAACGTCAATGCTATACAAGAACCAGCTTACTTGTCCAATAGCGATACTGAAGTGTCAGAGGTGGCGCCTGAAAAGTCCGCCAGATCATCTGTCTCGAAGTCTGCGCAAAACGATGCCGAATCCGAGTCTGTAGCAGCTAGACATTCATCAACAACGGAGGTTTCAACATATCCTAAGCTTGCATTGACTCACGAACAATTTGGAATTATCGATTCCCTCAACGCTGTGGGAATTCGGAAATATCCTGTCCATATACAGAAGCACCACCACAGCCACGCTGCTATCATCGTCCGGGTTGAGAAGGATGGGTTCCGAGAGGGCAAGATTGTGATGAAGCATTGGTTGGATAATGAATTCGCCTTGTGATTACTTGATTAATCAAGAAGCCTTTCTCGAGCGTTAGAGCATGTATTTATAGTCTCAACATCCCATGAACTCATTCCCAATAAATTTTTTGCGTGACCAAAAAGACAAGAGTCACAGCTAAGC
The nucleotide sequence above comes from Penicillium digitatum chromosome 1, complete sequence. Encoded proteins:
- a CDS encoding 60S ribosomal protein eL22 translates to MAPAAARGRKAQKVTQKFIINASQPASDKIFDVSAFEKFLHDRIKVEGRVGNLGENVVISQVGDGKIEVVAHIPFSGRYLKYLTKKYLKKQQLRDWLRVVSTSKGVYELRFYNVVNDEAEEDEE
- a CDS encoding RNA exonuclease 3, with product MFTPLGLFRAILCPQGNDCTLLKCIFSHDNKSNPPEARPSIITTSGDDGPPPKRAKKDNTLLPGSPIPSDGLKEPSVEMARHSSRSVALKQNQNPKDASRPQEIALPTSSNSPPNHSGNEPAKRTNTAAAGSSSQLPPRKVPKETLNPRMLAHAPATHGSRTAILQKLHSAMTALNEKLRKDKNSSNRCFVLTPDELITMALDEEEKFARDSPSVYGNVIKLRIVRVTKMGVDEWAKEVMSHLNARYYKINPVQKPPVTPRPINTGLTPAEEIAVVSQLVTPLAGLEEHGYVTKQPTNADIEAAKRGVSESKGWEKCDRCGQRFQVFPGRREDGTLASGGYCNYHPGRPVYPQRKKTDHVTGPSQPYFPCCSEALGTSTGCTRAETHVYKVSETKRLASILQFQKTPSQPGKGHLEPVSIDCEMGYTTLGLELIRLTAVSWPKGSDLLDVLVRPMGEVLDLNTRFSGVTPQHYASASPYGTPIPKTSLPSADEKTKTSPPLQLVQSPAEARELLLKLLQPETPLIGHAIDNDLNACRIIHPTVIDTVLLYPHPRGLPIRLSLKALVQRHLGRDIQVGDNGHDSKEDSVATGDLVRVKVGEKWKELQKKGQRIEGGKLVRQDGEVSTFTSSWTTVQKRKSCR
- a CDS encoding Lipase/serine esterase, putative: MPDTSKADHLCVLVHGLWGNPSHLNYIASALKDRYSDDNLYILCPKTNSGNYTYDGIELGGERIVHEIEETLESLAEKGQKITKISVIGYSLGGLLARYAIGLLNARGWLDRLEPMNFTTFATPHVGVRAPLKGYKDQIFNVLGPRTISASGRQMWLIDSFRDTGRPLLGVLADPESIFIAGLKKFRQRSVYANIVNDRSVAFYTSGLSKVDPFRDLEDVKINYVKGYEDVIIDPDLHVLPPAERKAGTVAGRFWKKVKSVTRSIPLSLLLLVLVPLASVLFLINAGIQTFRSSKRIRLHEVGENGKRFGRYRVPVLIQDVQHVMEQAFENVNAIQEPAYLSNSDTEVSEVAPEKSARSSVSKSAQNDAESESVAARHSSTTEVSTYPKLALTHEQFGIIDSLNAVGIRKYPVHIQKHHHSHAAIIVRVEKDGFREGKIVMKHWLDNEFAL